The nucleotide window ATGGATTTTCTGCGCAATCGCGCCGCCGAGCTGACCGGCCGCGTTTTTAGCCGCCTGTTCTGTTTCGGCGTCGATAAGGTCAATAACGGCCTCCGCCTGCGTCAGGTCAAGCCGCCCGTTTAAAAACGCGCGCTGTGTAAACGCACCCGGCTCGGCAGGACGCGCACCCACACGAATCAGTTCGTCGAGAACGGCGGCCAGAACGACGGGCGCGCCGTGGCAGTGCAGTTCAGCTGTGTTCTCACCCGTATAGCTGTTGGGGGCGTGGCTGACGGCACAGAGGCCATAGTCGAGCGGCGCACCGGTCTCGTCGACAATCGCGCCGTATAGGAGCTTCCTGTCTTCGGCATCACTCATTTTTATGCCGCTTTTTGAGCGAAATATTCTGTCAGCTGCGGCGATGGCGTTCGGGCCGCTCAATCGGATAATGCCGACCCCGGCTCTGCCGATGCCTGTTGCAAGGGCCGCGATGGTGTCTGCCATGATGATACCTCCTTTTTCGAACTGATTCGGCTGTACGGCGGGCGGGCATGGAATCCGCCCGGATGATGACGGCGGTGGTTAGGCAAAGGCTAACGGGGCGATGTGGGCATCGCCCCCTACGGGGAGGCTGAGGCGTAGACAGAGAAATTATAATCGCCCCTACGGCAATTTGCATCTTTCTCAATTGCTATTTTGTAGGGACGGCCATTGGCCGTCCGCCGTTGCTGGGCACGGGCGGATACGGAAACAGGGGCAGACACGAGGCCTGCCCCTGCGGTATGTTTCTGCTTCTGTCACCGCCGGGGCAAGAGACGCCCGCCCAACGTTTACAGTGAAAAGATGCCGCGCTTTTTTCTGGAGACGGCGCGACCTGCTGCCTGGGCGATAGCTTCCGCCGTCAGGCCGTACTCTTTTTTGAGATAATCCTCCGTGCCGACTTGCCCGAAGCGGTCGGTGACGCCGACCATTTCAACTGGCACGGGATATGTTTTCACGACGGCCTCCGAGACGGCGGCGCCGAGGCCGCCGAAGATGTTGTGATTCTCCGCAGTGACAAACGTCTTCGTCTCGCGGGCACATTTTTCGATGAGCGCCATGTCAATCGGCTTCCATGTGAAGAGATCGACAATACGTGCCGAAATTTTATCTTTTTTAAGCATCTCACGCGCTTCGAGGGCTTCCGCCACCAGAATGCCGGAGGCGAAAATCGTGACGTCCTTGCCGTCGGCTAAAATGTTGCCCTTGCCAATCTCAAATGTCGAGCCCTCCTCGTAGATAGCCGTCACGTTTTTGCGCGGCATACGGAGATAGTAAACGCCGTAGCGCCCGGCGAGCTGACGGACGACATCTTTCACCATAACGGGGTCCGTGAGCTCAATGAGCGTGATGCCGGGGATGGAGCGGAGAACGCCCATATCCTCAAAAGGCATGTGCGTACCGCCGTTATACGAGGCCGTCACACCGGGGTCTGAGCCGAGAATTTTGACATTTAATTTGGCGTAGGCCGCCGAGATCATGATCTGGTCACATGTTTTGCGCGAGGCAAAACAGCCGAAGCTGTGCGCGAAGGGAATTTTGCCGACGGCCGAGAGCCCGGCGGCGATGCCAACCATGTTGGCTTCGGCGATACCGACGTTAAAAGCCCTCTCTGGATACGCCTTGAAAAACGGTTTCATGCCGGAGGAACTGACGAGGTCGGCGTCTAAAACGACGATGTCCTCGTTTTCCTCCGCCAGAGCCATCAGCGTTTTGCAGTACGCGTCACGCATCAGCGTGTCGCTTTTTGAAAATGATTCACGGACGTTAAACATCTGCTTCCCCCTCTTCCGGGTCTGTCTCTTCCGTCATGGCAGGCGGCGCCACCTCGGTCGGTGATGCCGCATCTTCTGATGCCGCCGCCTGTTCGGTGGCTTCTTCTTCGGCGGCCTTCTTCTCCAGCCGCTCTGCTGCGGCGGCCGCGCGGGCACCTTCGAGGCGCTCTGTCACCACCTTGACGGCTTCTTCCATCTGCTCCTTTGTAAAGCTCATGTGATGGTTGCCCTCAACGCCGGCGGCAAACGTGCCAAAGCCTTTAACCGTGTCCAGGACGATGACCGACGGGACACCTTTTGTATTTTTAGCCGTCACAACAGCGTCAAGAATCGCCCCGGTATCGTGGCCGTCAACCGTCTGGACAAACCAGCCAAAGGCGGCGAATTTCTCGCCGATGTCGCCGAGGTCCATGATATCCTTTGTAAAGCCGTCGAGCTGCTGCTTATTGCGGTCAACAAATGTGATCATATTGTCAACCTTGAACTGGGAAGCGGACATGACGCCCTCCCAGACCTGACCCTCGTCGCACTCCCCGTCTCCAATGATGAGATAGGTGATGCTGTCGGACTTGTTCAGGCGGCACCCGAGCGCAATGCCGATGGCCGCCGAAATGCCCTGACCCAAGGATCCTGTCGTCATATCAACGCCGGGCGTCTTGTTCCGGTCACAGTGGCTGGGCAGCCGACCGCCGCCCTGATTGAGTTCTGCGAGCATCTCCTTTGGGAAAAAGCCCTTTAAAGAGAGCGTTGCGTATAACGCCGGGCCCGCATGGCCCTTCGACAAAACGAGCCTGTCCCGCTCCGGCCAGCCGGGATTGGCGGGGTCACAGCGCAGCTCGCTGCCGTATAAAACAGCCAGGGTTTCCACAATTGACATTGCACCGCCGATATGGCCCGCCCCGAAGCCCTCCAGCTCCTGCAGCGTGACAAGGCGGATACCCTCAGCGATGACGCGAAGCTCCTTGGCGCTTACTTGATGTTCCATCTCACACCTCTATTCCTTTTCTGTGTGTTTAAAAGCTGATTTTCTTGAGCAAATAATGGACAAGGTCGTCCGTTTTGACACGCTCCTGCGCCATGGTATCACGGTCGCGCACGGTGACACAGCCATCCTCCATGGACTCGAAGTCAAACGTCAGGCAATACGGCGTGCCGATCTCATCCTGCCGTCTGTAGCGCTTGCCAATAGAGCCGGCATCGTCAAAATCCACCATAAAATGCTTCCGGAGGTTGTCGTAGACAGCGCCCGCCGCCTCCGACAGTTTTTTCGACAGCGGCAGAACGGCGCATTTAAACGGCGCAAGCGCCGGGTGCAGTCGTAAAACGACACGCGTGTCGTTTTTCTCAGCGTCGACGACCTCCTCGTCGTAGGCGTCGATGAGAAACGCGAGCGTTACGCGGTCGGCGCCGAGCGACGGCTCAATGACGTAAGGGATATATTTTTCGTTCGTCTCCTGATCGAAGTATTCCATATTTTCGCCCGACGTTGTCTGATGGGCTTTGAGATCAAAATCCGTTCTGTCGGCAACGCCCCACAGTTCGCCCCAACCGAACGGGAAGAGAAACTCAAAGTCGGTCGTGGCGTTGGAGTAGTGGGACAGCTCCTCCTTCTCATGGTCGCGCAGGCGGATGTTTTCCTCATTCATGCCAAGCGCGAAGAGCCAGTCGCGGCAGAAGCTACGCCAATAATCAAACCATTCAAGGTCGGTACCGGGTTTGCAGAAAAACTCCAGCTCCATCTGTTCAAATTCGCGCGTTCTGAAAGTGAAGTTGCCGGGCGTGATTTCATTCCGGAACGATTTGCCGATTTGGCACACGCCGAATGGTACCTTCTTGCGCGATGTGCGCTGGATATTTTTGAAATTGACGAAAATGCCCTGTGCCGTCTCCGGACGGAGGTATATCTGCGCCGCCGTATCCTCATTGACACCCTGATATGTTTTAAACATAAGGTTAAATTTGCGAATGTCCGTGAAGTCTGCTTTACCGCAGTCCGGGCAGGTGATGCCCTTGTCTTTAATATAAGCGATGAGCGCGTCGTTATCCATCGCTTCAATCACAACGTCCGTCACATTATTGGCGTGATTCCATTCCTCGCAGAGCTTGTCGGCCCGGTGGCGCGTTTTGCAGGCCTTGCAGTCAATAAGCGGGTCATTAAAGGTCGCGACATGGCCGGAGGCGACCCAGACCTGCGGGTTCATGAGTATGGCCGAGTCAAGCCCGACGTTATATGGGCTCTCCTGCACGAACTTTTTCCACCAGGCGCGTTTGATGTTGTTTTTCAGCTCGACGCCTAAAGGGCCGTAGTCCCACGTGTTGGCAAGGCCGCCGTAAATTTCGCTGCCCGCATACACAAAGCCGCGCCCCTTGCAGAGCGCTACGAGCTTGTCCATCGTTTTTTCCGTATTTTTCAGCATATATCCTCCATCGTTGGGGCGGATTCCAGTTCCGCCCTAAAGCGTGACAGGATCAACGCGCGCCCGAATGATCATTTACACATTTTTTAATTATATCCTATCGATGCCTCTTGTCAACTGGCGGGATGGTTAAAAAAGGCGGGGATTGGGCGGTCGCGTCTTGCAATTATCATGCATTTAGCTTACAATGTGTTTTCAGCATGAGCCTGTGGGGGCGAGGACGCCTCCCTCCGTCAGTCGCTTCGCGACTGCCACCTCCCTCTTGAGGGAGGCTCGGGACGCGGCGTTTTGTAGGGACGGCCATTGGCCGTCCGTCGTTGGCGGACACGGGCGGATATGGAATCCGCCCCTACGGCTGGGCGAATCGCCCTCATCCGTCACGACTTCGTCGTGCCACCTTCCCCCAGGGGAAGGCTTCTGGGTGAAATCGCCGTAACAAAAATATGCTTCTGTCTCGATTGCCTTTTTGTAGGGACGGCCATTGGCCGTCCGTCGTTGGCGGACACGGGCGGATATGGAATCCGCCCCTACGTGGAGCGGCGACATTGGTACGGCGACATAGGTACATTGTGCGCGCGAGAAGAACAATCCTCACTCCCCTCCGGGGACATCTCCTTTGCAAAGGCGCCTTGGCACGGCACGGACGGCCAATGGCCGTCCCTACGGCACGCTCCGTAGCCCCCTCATCCGTCACGACTTCGTCGTGCCACCTTCCCCCAGGGGAAGGCTTCATGGGTGATAATCGCCGTAACAAAAATATGCTTCTGTTTCGATTGCTTTTTGTAGGGACGGCCATTGGCCGTCCGTCGTTGGCGGACACGCGCGGATATGGAATCCGCCCCTACGTGGAGCACAGCCCCCTCATCCGTCACGACTTCGTCGTGCCACCTTCCCCCAGGGGAAGGCTTCTGGGAGCGGGTTATATTTATAGTAATAAGGAAGCGTTCTATGACGTACGACGCCGGACAATTTGATATTGCCGTCATCGGGGCAGGGCATGCTGGGATTGAAGCGGCCCTGGCGTCAGCGCGCCTTGGGATGAAAACCATTTGCTTCACAATTAACCTCGACGCTATCGGCAACATGCCGTGCAACCCCGCTATTGGCGGTACGGCGAAGGGCCACCTCGTCCGCGAGCTGGACGCCTTGGGCGGCGAGATGGCGAAGGCCGCCGACGAAACGTGTATTCAATATAGGCTTTTAAACCGCGGGAAAGGCCCTGCCGTCCATTCCCTGCGCGCACAGGCCGACAGGCGGGCTTATCAGGCGCGGATGAAACAAGCGCTTGAGCAGCAGGGGAACCTAAGCCTTAAACAGGCGGAAATCGTTGATATCGCTGTTCAAAATGGCGCGGTTACGAGCGTCACGACACATACAGGGGCTGTTTACCGCGTGAAGGCCGCCGTTATTTGCTCTGGAACGTACTTATCGGGCCGAACGATCGTTGGCGAGACCGTCTGCGAAGGCGGGCCGGACGGGATGTTTGCAGCCACTGCCCTCGGCTCCCGGCTGAAAGCCCTCGGCCTTGAGATGCGCCGGTTTAAAACAGGCACGCCGCCGCGCCTTAACGCCCGCAGCGTTGACTTTTCCAAAATGGAGATTCAGCCGGGCGACGACGTGCCGGTGCCGTTTTCCTTTGAAACGGCGTCCCCGCCCGAAAACCGCGCCGTCTGTTATCTGACATATACAAATGAAGAAACGCACACCGTCATCCGTGAAAATCTTGACCGCAGCCCATTGTATTCCGGCGTCATCGAGGGCGTCGGCCCGCGATACTGCCCATCCATTGAAGACAAGGTCGTGCGCTTTGCCGATAAAAAACGCCATCAGCTTTTTATCGAGCCGATGGGCCTCGGTACCGAGGAGGTCTACGTGCAGGGCTTCTCCTCCTCCCTGCCGGAGGACGTACAGATTAAAATGCTGCACACCATTCCGGGCCTTGAGAACGCCGAAATGATGCGCAGCGCTTATGCCATTGAATACGACTGCCTTGACCCTTTAGAGCTTCTCCCGACGCTGGAGACGAAAAAAATTCGCGGTCTTTACGGCGCAGGGCAGTTTAACGGCACATCCGGCTACGAGGAGGCTGCCGTGCAGGGCTTTGTCGCGGGCGTGAATGCCGCATTGGCGATTAAAGGTGAGCCGCCGATGCTCCTCCGGCGCGACGACGGGTATATCGGCACGCTCATCGACGACCTCGTGACGAAGGGCACAAACGAGCCGTATCGCATGATGACATCGCGCTCGGAATACAGGCTCTACCACCGACAGGACAACGCAGACATTCGCCTAGCCCACATTGGGCACCGCATCGGCCTCATTTCGAACGCGCGGTATGAAAAGATTGTCACGAAATACGAGGCTGTTGCGCGCGAAATGAAGCGTCTGGAGACGACGTTTATCCCGCCGACGCCAGAGCTTGCCGCCATGCTTGAAGAGAATGGGACGACGGCGCCGCCGTCCGGCGTGAGTCTGGCTTCCCTGCTGCGCCGACCACAGCTGAATTATGAGAGCCTTGCGCCGTTTGACCGGGACAGGCCGGGGCTTGACCTCGCCGTTCGTGAGCAGGCCGAAATTTCGATTAAATACGACGGGTATTTAAAACGCCAGACGCGGCAGGTTGAGGACGCGCGGCGGATGGAGGACGTCCGCCTGCCGGACGACATTGACTACAGCACGCTGCAGGGGCTGCGCATCGAAGCGCGGCAAAAGCTCACGCGCGTGCGTCCTTTAAATCTTGGGCAGGCTTCACGCATTTCCGGTGTATCACCCGCCGATATTGCGGCGCTCATGATTCATCTGGGTAGAGGATGACAAAAAACGGGCAAAATATTAACGAAATTTTCCATTTTGACAGTGGCGCGAGACGCGGAAATGTGTTATAAATAAAAAAGCGGCGAGCGGTTTTTGCATAAAGGCGCCATTGTACTGTGAGGGCAATATGAACACTGACAAGTATAAAAGATTTTTATTGAGATTTGGCTATTGGGCGGCGATCTTTGCGATCGTTTACGTCTTTTTCCGGTATGTCTTTGCCTTTACCCTGCCTTTTCTGATTGCATTCACTGTTGCGGTGTTATTGCGCCCGGCCGTTTTATTTTTATTCAAAAAATTTAAAATTCCAAAAGGGCTCTCCGGCCTCGTCCTTGTCATTTTTGTTTATCTCGCTTTGGCGGGCCTCTTGTTTTTGATTACAAGCCAGATCATCGTCGGTATCCTGGAACTCATTAAGGTTATGCCGAGTATCTTCA belongs to Oscillospiraceae bacterium CM and includes:
- a CDS encoding glycine--tRNA ligase, yielding MLKNTEKTMDKLVALCKGRGFVYAGSEIYGGLANTWDYGPLGVELKNNIKRAWWKKFVQESPYNVGLDSAILMNPQVWVASGHVATFNDPLIDCKACKTRHRADKLCEEWNHANNVTDVVIEAMDNDALIAYIKDKGITCPDCGKADFTDIRKFNLMFKTYQGVNEDTAAQIYLRPETAQGIFVNFKNIQRTSRKKVPFGVCQIGKSFRNEITPGNFTFRTREFEQMELEFFCKPGTDLEWFDYWRSFCRDWLFALGMNEENIRLRDHEKEELSHYSNATTDFEFLFPFGWGELWGVADRTDFDLKAHQTTSGENMEYFDQETNEKYIPYVIEPSLGADRVTLAFLIDAYDEEVVDAEKNDTRVVLRLHPALAPFKCAVLPLSKKLSEAAGAVYDNLRKHFMVDFDDAGSIGKRYRRQDEIGTPYCLTFDFESMEDGCVTVRDRDTMAQERVKTDDLVHYLLKKISF
- a CDS encoding transketolase family protein, with the translated sequence MFNVRESFSKSDTLMRDAYCKTLMALAEENEDIVVLDADLVSSSGMKPFFKAYPERAFNVGIAEANMVGIAAGLSAVGKIPFAHSFGCFASRKTCDQIMISAAYAKLNVKILGSDPGVTASYNGGTHMPFEDMGVLRSIPGITLIELTDPVMVKDVVRQLAGRYGVYYLRMPRKNVTAIYEEGSTFEIGKGNILADGKDVTIFASGILVAEALEAREMLKKDKISARIVDLFTWKPIDMALIEKCARETKTFVTAENHNIFGGLGAAVSEAVVKTYPVPVEMVGVTDRFGQVGTEDYLKKEYGLTAEAIAQAAGRAVSRKKRGIFSL
- a CDS encoding transketolase — its product is MEHQVSAKELRVIAEGIRLVTLQELEGFGAGHIGGAMSIVETLAVLYGSELRCDPANPGWPERDRLVLSKGHAGPALYATLSLKGFFPKEMLAELNQGGGRLPSHCDRNKTPGVDMTTGSLGQGISAAIGIALGCRLNKSDSITYLIIGDGECDEGQVWEGVMSASQFKVDNMITFVDRNKQQLDGFTKDIMDLGDIGEKFAAFGWFVQTVDGHDTGAILDAVVTAKNTKGVPSVIVLDTVKGFGTFAAGVEGNHHMSFTKEQMEEAVKVVTERLEGARAAAAAERLEKKAAEEEATEQAAASEDAASPTEVAPPAMTEETDPEEGEADV
- the mnmG gene encoding tRNA uridine-5-carboxymethylaminomethyl(34) synthesis enzyme MnmG; translation: MTYDAGQFDIAVIGAGHAGIEAALASARLGMKTICFTINLDAIGNMPCNPAIGGTAKGHLVRELDALGGEMAKAADETCIQYRLLNRGKGPAVHSLRAQADRRAYQARMKQALEQQGNLSLKQAEIVDIAVQNGAVTSVTTHTGAVYRVKAAVICSGTYLSGRTIVGETVCEGGPDGMFAATALGSRLKALGLEMRRFKTGTPPRLNARSVDFSKMEIQPGDDVPVPFSFETASPPENRAVCYLTYTNEETHTVIRENLDRSPLYSGVIEGVGPRYCPSIEDKVVRFADKKRHQLFIEPMGLGTEEVYVQGFSSSLPEDVQIKMLHTIPGLENAEMMRSAYAIEYDCLDPLELLPTLETKKIRGLYGAGQFNGTSGYEEAAVQGFVAGVNAALAIKGEPPMLLRRDDGYIGTLIDDLVTKGTNEPYRMMTSRSEYRLYHRQDNADIRLAHIGHRIGLISNARYEKIVTKYEAVAREMKRLETTFIPPTPELAAMLEENGTTAPPSGVSLASLLRRPQLNYESLAPFDRDRPGLDLAVREQAEISIKYDGYLKRQTRQVEDARRMEDVRLPDDIDYSTLQGLRIEARQKLTRVRPLNLGQASRISGVSPADIAALMIHLGRG